A genomic region of uncultured Roseibium sp. contains the following coding sequences:
- a CDS encoding carbon monoxide dehydrogenase subunit G has protein sequence MDISGTRLIPAGRQKVWEALNDPEVLKACIPGCESLEKTSETEMNAAVTTKIGPVKAKFKGAVTLENINAPESYTIVGEGKGGVAGFAKGAADVRLEDADGGTLLTYEAKAQVGGKLAQLGSRLIDSTAKKMAEDFFTKFSDTVADQEAPASGAAPAEEPAAFAEDSAPEEVSMPAAAAVETQPARPMEPQAAANERVFGGPLIWGLVGLGAVVIILAAAF, from the coding sequence ATGGATATTTCCGGTACCAGGTTGATACCGGCCGGCAGGCAGAAGGTGTGGGAAGCCCTCAACGATCCCGAAGTGCTGAAGGCCTGCATACCCGGTTGCGAGAGCCTGGAAAAGACATCCGAGACGGAAATGAATGCCGCCGTGACGACGAAGATCGGACCGGTCAAGGCGAAGTTCAAGGGTGCGGTGACGCTTGAGAACATCAATGCGCCGGAGAGCTACACGATCGTGGGCGAGGGCAAGGGCGGCGTTGCCGGGTTTGCCAAGGGGGCAGCCGACGTCAGGCTTGAAGACGCGGATGGCGGAACGCTGCTCACCTACGAAGCCAAGGCCCAGGTCGGCGGCAAGCTGGCGCAGCTCGGCAGCCGCCTGATCGATTCGACGGCGAAAAAGATGGCCGAGGACTTCTTCACCAAGTTTTCCGACACGGTGGCGGATCAGGAAGCGCCCGCGTCCGGCGCGGCCCCGGCGGAGGAGCCAGCGGCATTCGCGGAAGACAGCGCTCCGGAAGAAGTGTCCATGCCGGCCGCCGCGGCGGTGGAAACGCAGCCCGCCAGGCCCATGGAACCTCAGGCCGCGGCCAACGAGCGGGTCTTCGGCGGCCCGCTGATCTGGGGTCTTGTCGGTCTGGGCGCCGTGGTCATCATCCTGGCCGCCGCGTTCTGA
- a CDS encoding (2Fe-2S)-binding protein: protein MSKVSMVLNGKSVSADVEDRTLLVSFIRDVRGLTGTHVGCDTSQCGACVVHVDGKAVKSCTLLAAQADGSDVVTLEGIGSAASLHPVQAAFREHHGLQCGFCTPGMIMSAVDMINRHGAGNLDEATIRDELEGNICRCTGYHNIVKAIKAASDQMAGMAQAAE from the coding sequence ATGTCGAAGGTATCGATGGTTTTGAACGGTAAGTCTGTTTCTGCTGATGTTGAGGACCGGACGTTGCTTGTTTCTTTTATTCGTGATGTTCGTGGTCTGACCGGGACGCATGTTGGTTGTGACACGTCGCAGTGCGGTGCGTGTGTTGTTCATGTTGACGGGAAGGCTGTTAAGTCGTGCACGTTGTTGGCGGCGCAGGCTGATGGGTCTGATGTTGTGACGCTTGAGGGGATCGGGTCTGCGGCTTCGCTTCATCCTGTTCAGGCAGCGTTCCGGGAGCATCACGGTCTTCAGTGCGGTTTCTGCACGCCGGGTATGATCATGAGCGCGGTTGACATGATCAACCGTCACGGTGCCGGCAATCTGGACGAGGCGACGATCCGAGACGAGCTTGAGGGCAACATCTGCCGGTGCACGGGCTATCACAACATCGTCAAGGCGATCAAGGCGGCGTCGGACCAGATGGCGGGGATGGCGCAGGCTGCCGAGTAG
- a CDS encoding xanthine dehydrogenase family protein molybdopterin-binding subunit, translated as MAIEGIGARALRKEDKRFITGKGRYTDDMVLPGMGHAAFVRSPHAHAKVTGIDASAALAMPGVDAVLTGDQLVGDGIGNLICGWMIHSKDGTPMKMGGWRALEPEVVRHVGQAVAVVVADTAAQARDAADAVVVDYEELAAVVDGVAALAPGAPQIHPEAEGNLIYDWEIGDAAAVDAAFAGAAHVTKMEIRNNRLVPNPMEPRAALASYDDAEEHHTLYTTSQNPHVARLVLSAFYNVAPEHKLRVIAPDVGGGFGSKIYIYPEEMVCLWASKRVGRPVKWVSDRTEAFLTDAHGRDHVSEAELALDADNRIVGLRVKTVANLGAYMSLFSSSVPTYLYATLLSGQYNIPAIHANVKTVYTNTTPVDAYRGAGRPEATYLVERIMETAAREVGLSPADFRRKNFVRAFPHQTPVIMCYDAGDYDATLDAALSAADYAGFAARKAEAASRGKLRGIGLSCYIEACGIAPSAAVGSLGAGVGLWESAEVRVNPVGTIEVLTGSHSHGQGHETTFAQLICERFGLDSDAVSIVHGDTDKVQFGMGTYGSRSGAVGMSAIVKALDKVEDKAKKIAAHLMEASEGDIQIEGGELKVAGTDKKLSFTEVALAAYTAHNLPEGMEPGLKEGAFYDPTNFTFPAGTYVCEVEVDPETGKTEIVSFVAADDFGKVINPMIVEGQVHGGLVQGIGQALLENAAYDESGQLLTASYMDYTMPRADDVPSFSLSTHETLCPGNPLGMKGCGEAGAIGSPPAVINAITDAIGSNDLTMPATPEKVWQLCQSQEKQAAE; from the coding sequence ATGGCGATTGAGGGGATTGGCGCACGTGCGCTTCGCAAGGAAGACAAGCGCTTCATAACGGGCAAGGGCCGGTATACGGACGACATGGTTCTTCCTGGGATGGGTCACGCGGCGTTTGTGCGCTCGCCGCATGCGCATGCGAAGGTGACGGGGATTGATGCGAGCGCGGCGCTTGCGATGCCGGGTGTGGATGCGGTTCTGACGGGGGACCAGCTTGTCGGCGACGGGATCGGCAACCTGATCTGCGGCTGGATGATCCATTCCAAGGACGGCACGCCGATGAAGATGGGCGGCTGGCGGGCGCTTGAGCCGGAGGTTGTTCGCCATGTTGGCCAGGCTGTCGCAGTTGTTGTCGCCGATACGGCTGCGCAGGCGCGCGATGCGGCGGATGCGGTTGTTGTCGATTATGAGGAGCTTGCGGCTGTTGTTGACGGTGTTGCCGCGCTTGCGCCAGGTGCGCCTCAGATCCACCCGGAGGCGGAAGGCAACCTGATCTACGACTGGGAGATCGGGGATGCGGCAGCGGTTGATGCGGCGTTTGCGGGTGCGGCGCATGTGACGAAGATGGAGATCCGCAACAACCGTCTTGTTCCGAACCCGATGGAGCCGCGGGCAGCGCTTGCCAGCTACGACGATGCGGAAGAGCATCACACGCTTTACACGACCTCGCAGAACCCGCATGTGGCGCGTCTTGTGCTTTCGGCGTTCTACAACGTGGCTCCCGAGCACAAGCTTCGGGTGATTGCACCGGATGTGGGCGGCGGCTTCGGGTCGAAGATCTACATCTATCCGGAAGAGATGGTGTGTCTTTGGGCGTCCAAGCGTGTTGGCCGTCCTGTGAAGTGGGTGTCGGACCGGACGGAAGCGTTCCTGACGGATGCGCATGGGCGCGACCACGTGTCGGAGGCTGAGCTTGCGCTTGATGCGGACAACAGGATTGTCGGTCTTCGTGTTAAGACGGTTGCCAATCTGGGCGCGTACATGTCGCTGTTCTCGTCTTCGGTTCCGACCTATCTCTATGCGACGCTGTTGTCGGGCCAGTACAACATTCCGGCGATCCACGCGAATGTGAAGACGGTCTATACCAACACGACGCCGGTTGATGCCTACCGGGGTGCTGGCCGTCCGGAGGCGACGTATCTTGTTGAGCGGATCATGGAGACGGCGGCGCGGGAGGTGGGTCTGTCGCCTGCGGACTTCCGGCGCAAGAACTTCGTGCGGGCGTTCCCGCACCAGACGCCTGTGATCATGTGCTACGACGCGGGCGATTATGACGCGACGCTGGATGCGGCGCTGTCGGCGGCCGACTATGCGGGCTTTGCGGCGCGCAAGGCGGAGGCGGCGTCCCGCGGCAAGCTGCGCGGGATCGGTCTTTCCTGCTACATCGAGGCGTGCGGGATTGCGCCGTCGGCGGCTGTGGGGTCTCTGGGGGCCGGTGTTGGTCTCTGGGAGTCTGCCGAGGTACGTGTGAACCCGGTGGGGACGATCGAGGTTCTGACGGGCTCTCACAGCCATGGCCAGGGTCACGAGACGACGTTCGCACAGCTGATCTGCGAGCGGTTCGGTCTTGACAGCGACGCGGTGTCGATCGTTCACGGGGATACGGATAAGGTTCAGTTCGGGATGGGGACCTACGGGTCGCGGTCCGGAGCGGTCGGCATGTCCGCGATCGTGAAGGCGCTGGACAAGGTGGAGGACAAGGCGAAGAAGATCGCGGCGCATCTGATGGAGGCGTCGGAAGGCGACATCCAGATCGAGGGGGGCGAGCTGAAGGTCGCGGGCACGGACAAGAAGCTGTCGTTCACGGAAGTGGCGCTTGCGGCCTATACGGCGCACAATCTTCCCGAAGGCATGGAGCCGGGTCTGAAGGAGGGTGCGTTCTACGACCCGACCAACTTCACGTTCCCGGCGGGCACCTATGTGTGCGAGGTGGAGGTCGACCCGGAGACGGGCAAGACGGAGATCGTGAGCTTCGTTGCGGCGGATGACTTCGGCAAGGTGATCAACCCGATGATCGTGGAAGGCCAGGTTCACGGGGGTCTTGTCCAGGGGATCGGGCAGGCGCTTCTTGAGAACGCGGCCTATGACGAGAGCGGCCAGCTTCTGACGGCGTCCTACATGGACTACACGATGCCGCGTGCGGACGATGTTCCCTCGTTCAGCCTGTCGACGCACGAGACGCTTTGCCCGGGCAATCCTTTGGGCATGAAGGGGTGCGGGGAGGCCGGTGCGATCGGATCGCCGCCGGCTGTGATCAACGCGATCACGGATGCGATCGGGTCGAACGATCTGACGATGCCTGCGACGCCGGAGAAGGTTTGGCAGCTGTGCCAGTCTCAGGAGAAGCAGGCGGCCGAATAA
- a CDS encoding xanthine dehydrogenase family protein subunit M, translating into MYETTYHRAGSVAEASDLMSKAEDGKVLGGGQTLLPTMKQRLASPSDLVDVTKIAEMNGICEGDGSLSIGAATTHAEVAASDLVRSRLPSLAGLAGGIGDPAVRHMGTIGGSIANNDPAADYPAALVALGATVVTSKRTLSAEDFFVGMFDTALDEDEVVVSVTFPLIEKGAYAKYPNPASRYAMAGVYVARHRDGSVRVAVTGAGHYGVFRVDGMEAALAANWSPDAVAGIKVDAGSMLHDLHGSAAYRANLVTVMAKRAVQKAG; encoded by the coding sequence ATGTATGAAACAACCTATCACCGCGCCGGTTCGGTTGCCGAGGCATCGGATCTGATGTCGAAGGCGGAGGACGGCAAGGTTCTTGGCGGCGGCCAGACGCTTCTGCCGACGATGAAGCAGCGTCTTGCGTCGCCGAGCGACCTTGTGGATGTGACGAAGATTGCGGAGATGAACGGCATCTGCGAGGGCGATGGCAGCCTGTCGATCGGGGCTGCGACGACGCATGCGGAGGTTGCCGCGTCCGATCTCGTACGTTCCAGACTTCCGAGCCTTGCCGGTCTTGCGGGCGGCATCGGCGATCCGGCCGTGCGCCACATGGGCACGATCGGGGGTTCGATCGCCAACAACGATCCTGCCGCGGACTATCCGGCGGCGCTTGTTGCGCTGGGGGCGACGGTTGTGACGAGCAAGCGGACGCTGTCAGCGGAAGACTTCTTCGTGGGCATGTTCGACACGGCGCTGGACGAGGACGAGGTCGTGGTGTCGGTGACGTTCCCGCTGATCGAGAAGGGGGCGTATGCCAAATACCCGAACCCGGCCTCGCGCTATGCGATGGCAGGGGTCTATGTGGCCAGGCACCGGGACGGCTCGGTGCGGGTGGCGGTGACCGGGGCGGGCCATTATGGCGTCTTCCGGGTCGACGGCATGGAAGCGGCGCTGGCGGCGAACTGGTCGCCGGACGCGGTCGCAGGCATCAAGGTCGATGCAGGCTCCATGCTGCACGACCTCCACGGCTCCGCCGCCTACCGCGCAAACCTCGTCACCGTCATGGCCAAACGCGCCGTCCAGAAAGCAGGCTGA
- a CDS encoding cytochrome b: MSAHMTANDQSVQPRDLTISTPRYGSAARLLHWAVAVLVLLTWPLGLMIGFAKKDVVSSFYLLHESFGFVILWLMLLRVGNKLVSRAPPHEGPAIERIAAATVHGLLYAFLIIMPVSGFLATNAHGFPLNWFGIVQVWSPIGKSPDIAWTLSAIHEWSAWILLALFALHIGAVLFHHMIKRDKTLYKIL, encoded by the coding sequence ATGTCAGCGCACATGACGGCAAACGACCAATCGGTCCAACCGCGGGATTTGACCATTTCAACGCCCCGTTACGGGTCAGCTGCCCGATTGCTTCATTGGGCCGTGGCCGTACTTGTGCTTTTGACCTGGCCGCTTGGTCTCATGATCGGCTTTGCGAAAAAGGACGTCGTCTCCAGCTTTTACCTGCTGCATGAAAGCTTCGGCTTCGTGATTCTCTGGCTGATGCTTCTGCGGGTCGGCAACAAGCTTGTTTCCAGGGCCCCGCCTCATGAAGGCCCGGCCATCGAGCGCATCGCCGCAGCCACCGTTCACGGGCTTCTCTACGCGTTCCTGATCATCATGCCGGTGTCCGGTTTCCTGGCGACCAATGCGCACGGGTTTCCGCTGAACTGGTTCGGGATCGTTCAGGTCTGGAGCCCCATCGGCAAGAGCCCCGACATCGCCTGGACGCTGTCCGCCATTCACGAATGGAGCGCCTGGATCCTGCTCGCCCTGTTCGCGCTTCACATCGGTGCGGTTCTGTTTCACCACATGATTAAAAGAGACAAGACACTTTACAAGATACTTTAG
- a CDS encoding adenylate/guanylate cyclase domain-containing protein, translated as MTSALPRWVAALALLSGLVWAALLCQQHLAGTASVIDRFETVLLDLRISLAGERPAPENITIVAIDDRTVSEVGTYPLDRKTLAELVSGIREAGAAAIAIDILLSGESTETDDAALAATLESLPAVIAAAARVADAQQTASAVPVVREALAPDPRFAEAATVGLVNIVTDDGGTPRHIPLLFLSGSGLQPSFSLKTLELASGRTPSISEDGVRIGDRVQPLDLGWHLALNYYGPAETVETISAARLLDGDPVDLRGRLAVLGVTATAVGDRFATPFDPVMPGVEIQATGIANLLDGSALLRTGAIRLTDAAAALTITLLGLAAIAFLPLAPAVFFYIALLTGWLAVTMILFMQGQWLNAALPFAASLPPVIALLLSRQVFERLRSQKLARASAALSRFQSPKLAGRVAEDPSFLAAPKEQDAAMLFVDLSGYTGLSEELGPVRTRDFLKEFHTIVVDVVSQCDGVVLDFMGDGAMLGFGIPDASVEDPANAAGCCFELERRVSQWIADAGMSGRISRVRVGAHVGEVVLSRLGHDSQQQIAATGDCVNVAARLLEVAKDHDASVVLSSDLIRAASAMTEVDCSPPRQATVAIRGRQQELTVGLWRSGEIPPDFVAPGGTG; from the coding sequence ATGACGTCTGCGCTGCCGCGCTGGGTTGCCGCTCTCGCGCTGCTTTCGGGCCTGGTCTGGGCGGCGTTGCTCTGCCAGCAGCATCTTGCCGGCACGGCAAGCGTCATCGATCGTTTCGAGACGGTGCTGCTTGATCTGCGCATCTCGCTTGCCGGTGAACGGCCCGCCCCGGAGAACATCACCATCGTCGCCATCGACGACCGGACCGTGTCGGAGGTCGGAACCTATCCCCTGGACCGGAAAACGCTGGCAGAACTGGTAAGCGGGATCCGCGAGGCAGGCGCGGCCGCAATCGCCATCGACATTCTGCTGTCGGGGGAATCGACGGAAACGGATGACGCCGCACTTGCGGCAACGCTTGAGAGCCTCCCGGCGGTGATTGCCGCCGCTGCACGGGTCGCCGATGCACAGCAAACAGCAAGCGCGGTTCCCGTCGTTCGCGAAGCGCTGGCTCCCGACCCACGGTTCGCGGAAGCCGCCACCGTGGGACTGGTGAATATCGTGACAGATGACGGCGGCACACCCCGGCACATCCCTCTCCTGTTCCTGTCCGGATCGGGCCTGCAACCGTCCTTCAGCCTCAAGACACTGGAACTCGCTTCGGGGCGGACGCCGAGCATCTCCGAAGACGGTGTCCGCATAGGCGACCGCGTCCAGCCGCTTGATCTCGGATGGCATCTCGCCCTCAATTACTACGGCCCGGCCGAGACCGTCGAAACGATCAGCGCGGCGCGTCTCCTTGACGGTGACCCGGTCGACCTGCGCGGCCGTCTCGCCGTTCTCGGCGTCACGGCGACGGCCGTTGGCGACCGGTTCGCCACCCCCTTCGATCCGGTCATGCCCGGTGTCGAGATACAGGCAACGGGCATTGCCAACCTTCTCGACGGATCGGCGCTCCTGCGCACTGGCGCAATCCGCCTCACCGACGCTGCAGCGGCCCTGACAATCACGCTTCTGGGGCTCGCCGCGATTGCGTTTCTGCCGCTCGCGCCAGCCGTCTTTTTCTACATCGCCCTGCTCACCGGCTGGCTTGCCGTCACGATGATCCTGTTCATGCAAGGGCAGTGGTTGAATGCGGCTCTTCCCTTTGCCGCGAGCCTGCCTCCGGTCATCGCCCTGCTTCTGTCAAGACAGGTTTTCGAACGTCTCCGTTCCCAGAAGCTGGCGCGTGCCAGCGCCGCTCTGAGCCGGTTCCAGTCGCCGAAACTGGCCGGCCGTGTTGCCGAAGACCCTTCTTTCCTTGCCGCCCCGAAGGAGCAGGACGCCGCGATGCTGTTCGTCGATCTGTCGGGTTACACCGGGCTCAGCGAAGAACTCGGTCCCGTCAGAACCCGGGACTTCCTGAAGGAGTTTCACACCATCGTCGTGGACGTCGTCAGCCAATGTGACGGCGTGGTGCTCGACTTCATGGGCGACGGCGCCATGCTCGGTTTCGGCATTCCAGATGCCTCGGTAGAAGATCCTGCAAATGCTGCCGGCTGCTGCTTTGAGCTGGAGCGCCGTGTCAGCCAGTGGATCGCGGATGCAGGCATGAGCGGGCGTATCAGCCGCGTGCGCGTGGGTGCGCATGTCGGAGAGGTCGTTCTGTCACGCCTCGGCCATGACAGTCAGCAGCAGATCGCGGCAACCGGCGACTGCGTCAACGTGGCCGCCCGCCTGCTGGAAGTCGCCAAGGACCACGACGCGTCGGTCGTGCTTTCCTCCGACCTGATACGAGCCGCCTCGGCAATGACCGAAGTGGATTGTTCGCCGCCACGCCAGGCGACGGTTGCGATCCGCGGACGGCAACAGGAGCTGACCGTCGGCCTGTGGCGATCAGGCGAAATCCCGCCCGACTTCGTTGCGCCCGGTGGAACCGGATGA
- a CDS encoding FecR family protein, translating into MRNFVLPALLSLLVIVLPRVTAAQTLAGCTAADLTDPPRIAYQCPGGLVIEAEAAAALGIVTAAPDGRPTDIEVSSDAVLIEVEPGAGPFQIRTPHAIAAVRGTEYAVDVEDGKTAVFVAEGEVAVSRPDGSDTVVLGPGFGVDVTAGEPLVVREWGAQRVTGLLNRFGR; encoded by the coding sequence ATGAGAAACTTCGTCCTGCCAGCGTTGCTCTCGCTTCTGGTCATCGTGTTGCCTCGCGTAACGGCGGCGCAAACGCTCGCGGGATGCACCGCGGCTGACCTCACAGACCCGCCCCGGATCGCCTATCAATGCCCGGGCGGTCTTGTCATTGAAGCGGAAGCTGCAGCTGCGCTCGGCATCGTGACGGCCGCACCCGACGGCCGGCCAACCGATATCGAGGTGTCGTCCGATGCGGTCCTGATCGAGGTTGAACCGGGCGCCGGCCCGTTCCAGATCCGGACGCCGCACGCGATCGCCGCCGTTCGCGGGACGGAATACGCCGTCGACGTGGAAGACGGCAAGACGGCGGTCTTCGTCGCCGAGGGCGAGGTGGCGGTCTCCAGGCCCGATGGCAGCGACACGGTCGTTCTCGGTCCCGGGTTCGGGGTCGACGTCACCGCGGGCGAACCGCTGGTGGTGCGCGAATGGGGCGCTCAGCGCGTCACGGGCCTGTTGAACCGCTTCGGGCGATGA
- a CDS encoding Crp/Fnr family transcriptional regulator: MEADREFDKEKLLGKSFVFDALDDQARRELAAFAYVKRFRSGDVIFSMGDPGQSMMAIAEGSVRVSMLTPSAREITLNDLQAGDVFGEIALLDGGERSASVKALTNCALIVLERRSLLDVLGRNPDLSIHLIELLCQRVRRSDERMIEIAFLDLPARLARLVIRLTEAAPGSPEKPLRKLSQSQSELAGMIGNTRENVNRCLRRWQKAELVTLRDGWLIVENRDALQDLAEGD; this comes from the coding sequence ATGGAAGCCGATCGCGAATTCGACAAGGAGAAACTGCTCGGCAAAAGTTTCGTGTTCGACGCGCTCGATGACCAGGCGCGCCGCGAACTGGCGGCATTTGCCTATGTGAAACGCTTCCGGTCGGGAGACGTGATCTTCTCCATGGGCGATCCGGGCCAGAGCATGATGGCGATCGCCGAAGGCTCGGTCCGTGTCAGCATGCTGACGCCGAGCGCGCGCGAAATCACGCTGAACGACCTGCAGGCCGGAGACGTTTTCGGAGAAATTGCCTTGTTGGATGGCGGGGAACGTTCGGCAAGCGTCAAGGCGCTCACGAATTGCGCGCTGATCGTTCTGGAAAGAAGATCCCTGCTGGATGTGCTTGGCCGCAATCCGGACCTTTCCATTCACCTCATCGAGCTGCTGTGCCAGCGGGTGCGCCGGTCCGATGAGCGGATGATTGAAATCGCGTTTCTTGATCTGCCGGCCCGTCTGGCGCGGCTCGTCATCCGGTTGACCGAGGCCGCTCCCGGCTCGCCGGAAAAACCGTTGAGGAAACTGTCCCAGTCTCAGTCAGAGCTGGCGGGCATGATCGGCAACACCCGCGAGAACGTCAACCGCTGCCTCAGGAGATGGCAGAAGGCCGAACTGGTCACGCTGCGCGACGGCTGGCTGATCGTCGAAAACCGTGACGCCCTGCAGGATCTGGCCGAAGGCGACTGA
- a CDS encoding aspartate/glutamate racemase family protein, whose amino-acid sequence MRPQRGGKTVYGANVGILMLETRFPRIPGDMGNALTWPFPVQYRVVRGASPDLVVRSDARPLLDVFIAAARDLVASGCDGITTNCGFLSILQDQLAREIDVPLATSSLMQVPMVQSTLAPGKRVGILTISSKTLTPDHLNAANVPLDTPVVGTEGGRVFTRDILGDAPEIDFAACREDMRDAARELVSQHEGIGAIVLECTNMVPYAADIRRLTGLPVYSIYNYVLWFQQSLAPARFPEELDDPRLG is encoded by the coding sequence TTGAGACCACAGCGCGGCGGCAAGACCGTCTACGGTGCAAATGTCGGAATACTGATGCTGGAAACACGCTTTCCGCGCATTCCGGGAGATATGGGCAATGCCCTGACCTGGCCGTTCCCGGTTCAGTACCGGGTTGTCCGCGGCGCGTCGCCCGATCTCGTGGTCAGGTCCGACGCGCGCCCGCTTCTCGATGTCTTCATTGCAGCGGCAAGGGATCTTGTTGCCAGCGGTTGCGACGGCATCACGACGAATTGCGGTTTCCTGTCGATCCTGCAGGATCAACTGGCCCGGGAAATCGACGTTCCCCTGGCGACGTCGTCGCTGATGCAAGTTCCCATGGTCCAGTCGACGCTCGCCCCCGGAAAACGGGTCGGCATCCTGACGATTTCGAGTAAAACGCTGACCCCGGATCATCTGAACGCCGCAAATGTGCCGCTGGATACGCCTGTTGTCGGGACCGAAGGCGGCAGGGTGTTCACCCGGGATATTCTCGGCGATGCGCCCGAGATCGACTTTGCGGCCTGCCGGGAGGACATGCGCGACGCGGCCCGGGAACTGGTTTCGCAACATGAGGGTATCGGCGCGATCGTCCTGGAATGCACCAACATGGTGCCCTACGCGGCCGATATCCGCAGGCTCACGGGCCTGCCTGTCTATTCGATCTACAACTACGTGCTCTGGTTCCAGCAAAGCCTTGCCCCGGCACGGTTCCCCGAAGAGCTGGACGACCCCCGCTTGGGGTGA
- a CDS encoding GntR family transcriptional regulator, with amino-acid sequence MTKRLSSVDRVYETLRDMAINFDFKPGERINESALTTRLGASRTPLREALNRLVAEGFLTLAKGQGFFCRPLEPAKVLELYQARCAIETEGIIRGIENAGDDEIQALCDYLDDFEKTYFTSTDLTEVLQQDEEFHLRLAALSGNGELVRLLSNLNERIRYVRLINFRQIREQMEDGAHEDPSLPAHRKIVDAVKNRDTDTAVTALRSHIERRSEETIELVRLAYSQLYVPSL; translated from the coding sequence ATGACAAAGCGCCTCAGCAGCGTTGACCGCGTCTACGAGACGCTGCGCGACATGGCGATCAATTTCGACTTCAAGCCGGGCGAGCGCATCAATGAATCCGCGCTCACCACAAGGCTTGGCGCAAGCCGCACACCGCTGCGTGAAGCGCTGAACCGGCTCGTTGCGGAAGGTTTCCTGACGCTTGCGAAGGGACAGGGCTTCTTCTGCCGCCCGCTGGAACCGGCCAAGGTGCTGGAGCTTTATCAGGCGCGCTGCGCCATTGAGACAGAGGGCATCATCCGGGGGATCGAAAACGCCGGTGACGACGAGATTCAGGCGCTATGCGACTATCTCGACGACTTCGAGAAGACCTATTTCACCTCGACGGACCTCACCGAAGTGCTGCAGCAGGACGAAGAGTTTCATCTCCGCCTTGCCGCGCTGTCCGGCAATGGCGAACTGGTCAGGCTGCTCAGCAACCTGAATGAACGGATACGTTACGTCCGCCTGATCAATTTCCGCCAGATCCGCGAGCAGATGGAAGACGGGGCACATGAAGATCCGTCCCTGCCCGCGCACCGCAAGATCGTCGACGCGGTGAAAAACAGGGACACGGACACCGCAGTGACGGCCCTGCGCAGCCACATCGAACGGCGCAGCGAGGAAACCATCGAACTCGTCCGCCTCGCCTATTCGCAGCTTTACGTGCCGAGCCTTTGA